TGGCAAGTTTCTAACCTTGTACTTCTCCCTGAGTTCCCTACTCAATGGAGCTGACATCATCTTCTGCCTTAGGTGGAGAGGAGCATTATAAAGGAACTTCCTTTGCTTCCTTGGTTGCTTTGAATCCAGCTTCATAATTCTCACCTCACACGATGATGCTAGCTATACTCCCTATCCTAACCCACCTTTCAGCAGCTTCCCTAGCGACGGGACCTCTTATTTCAGTTCCCCTTGGAACTCCCTCAGGGGTCACTATTACAGCAGCATTATCCTCGAATTTAACTCTCATCCCATCAAGCCTTCTGTACTCTTTCCTCTGCCTTATTATTACAGCCCTCACTACTTGGTGCCTCATATCTGGCCTTCCCTTCTTAACCGTTGCAACAACCATGTCACCAACACCTGCTGAAGCAAGTCTTCTCCTTGTTCCGTGATACTCAACGACGCCTATTACTTGGATGACCTTTGCACCGCTATTGTCAGCCACAGTTAGATAAGCACCGACTGGAATTGCCCTCGTTGGTCTTACAGGCGTGACACCCCTAGTTGCACCCGCACCCTTCTTTGCCATTGAGCTCACCTCCTCTCTTCAGCTCTCTCCAAGACTGCAACGACAACGAAATGCTTTGTCTTACTAAGGGGTCTTGTCTCAGCTATTAGCACCCTGTCTCCAACCTTAGCGTTTATGCATGGAGGATTATGAGCGTGGATTCTGCTCCTTCTTAGCTCGTATCTCTCGTATTTCTTAAGGTAGTGATAGTACTGCCTTTCGACCGTCACAGTCTTTCTAGGCTTGTCGCTGATGACTATTCCCTCAAATACCCTACCATGGATCTTTAAATGGCCGTGCCAGGGACATTTTGGATCGTCACATTTTTCAGCTGGAGGTTGAACCCTTAATCCTATATCTCTCACCATCTCTTCCACCTCTTCTTCAGTCTCATCTCAGGCCTGCCAACCAATCTTTCTCCAGGTATTATAATTTTTGTCCCATCCTCAGTCTCAAACTCAAACATGCATACATCCTTTGGAACTTTCCAAACTTTGTCTCCAACTATCACGAGCATGTTCCTCGTCTCATCGACAACGTAGCCTTCGATTCCTATGAAACCCGGATGCATAGAGTTAACTACCCTAACCTTGAGACCGATGAGCTCATGCCATATTATGTTTTTCTTGGTTACTCTACCTCTATGAGCTCCTCTGAAAATCCAAGTTCTGCCAACAATTTCTTGATACGGTCCCTGTGATCTCCCTGGAGTTCTATTCTTCCGTTCTTTGCTGTTCCTCCGCATGCCAACTTCGCCTTCAACTTCTTTGCTATCTCCTCAAGGTCGAACTCCTTCTCGTCGATTCCCTCTATTATCGTCTTCACCTTTCCATATCTTGCCCTTTCTATGTATACCCTAATTCTCTGCTGCTCCTTCAGGACCTCCTTAAAGAGCATTTCATCGAGTGGGTTTACAATCCTCGGCACCAAACACCACCTTCACTTTTTGCGCATTTCCCTAAGCTTTTCCCTCTTAATTGTCAGGAGGCGGGCTATATCCCTTCTCAAATTCCTAATAATCATCGGATTCTCAAGAGAGGTACCCATCGTAAGCATGCCTCTTTCCTTAGCGAGCTGTAACCTGAGTTCTCTAATCTTCTTGTCTATTTCCTCGATACTCATCTCCCTAATTTCACTCGGCTTCATTGGTGCTCACCTCTTCCTCAACCGGCTTTTCAATTATCTCTATTTCATCTGGCAACCTTGCATCTGGAGGCATTATTGCAACCTTGACTCCTATGA
The window above is part of the Pyrococcus sp. NA2 genome. Proteins encoded here:
- a CDS encoding 50S ribosomal protein L14 — protein: MAKKGAGATRGVTPVRPTRAIPVGAYLTVADNSGAKVIQVIGVVEYHGTRRRLASAGVGDMVVATVKKGRPDMRHQVVRAVIIRQRKEYRRLDGMRVKFEDNAAVIVTPEGVPRGTEIRGPVAREAAERWVRIGSIASIIV
- a CDS encoding 30S ribosomal protein S17; its protein translation is MVRDIGLRVQPPAEKCDDPKCPWHGHLKIHGRVFEGIVISDKPRKTVTVERQYYHYLKKYERYELRRSRIHAHNPPCINAKVGDRVLIAETRPLSKTKHFVVVAVLERAEERR
- a CDS encoding ribonuclease P protein component 1, which translates into the protein MRRNSKERKNRTPGRSQGPYQEIVGRTWIFRGAHRGRVTKKNIIWHELIGLKVRVVNSMHPGFIGIEGYVVDETRNMLVIVGDKVWKVPKDVCMFEFETEDGTKIIIPGERLVGRPEMRLKKRWKRW
- the yciH gene encoding stress response translation initiation inhibitor YciH — translated: MVPRIVNPLDEMLFKEVLKEQQRIRVYIERARYGKVKTIIEGIDEKEFDLEEIAKKLKAKLACGGTAKNGRIELQGDHRDRIKKLLAELGFSEELIEVE
- the rpmC gene encoding 50S ribosomal protein L29, yielding MKPSEIREMSIEEIDKKIRELRLQLAKERGMLTMGTSLENPMIIRNLRRDIARLLTIKREKLREMRKK